One window of the Mycobacterium xenopi genome contains the following:
- a CDS encoding CapA family protein: MTGRGIDQILPHPGSPDLREPAVSDARTYVTLAEHLNGPVPVPADVTWPWGDALAVLDEFAPEIRLINLETSISDDGEFAAGKAVHYRMHPNNIGCLSAARPDVCAIANNHILDFGYRGLADTLRALNDAGIQAVGAGSTAGEAERAVMVAGGTGKRIVVAACGMESSGIPRSWAASHSWPGVALVTDLSDRSATAVAARVLAEKRPGDVTIVSVHWGSNWGYDVSAAQVGFAHRLIDAGVDIVHGHSSHHPRPIELYRDKLILYGCGDALDDYEGITGYEEFRPNLRLMYFASVDNGRVGLQMVPMRMRRLRLERVPHDYAEWLRRTLDQISRPFKTKVGEATDGVLSACPA; this comes from the coding sequence ATGACCGGTCGCGGCATCGACCAGATACTTCCGCACCCGGGCAGCCCTGACCTACGCGAGCCTGCGGTGAGTGATGCCCGGACCTACGTGACGCTCGCCGAGCACCTCAACGGACCGGTCCCCGTGCCCGCCGATGTGACATGGCCATGGGGAGACGCCCTGGCTGTGTTGGACGAATTCGCCCCTGAAATCCGGTTGATCAATTTGGAAACCAGCATTTCCGACGACGGCGAGTTCGCGGCGGGTAAGGCCGTGCACTATCGGATGCACCCCAACAACATCGGATGCCTGAGCGCGGCGCGGCCAGACGTCTGCGCGATCGCCAACAATCACATCCTCGATTTCGGTTACCGCGGACTGGCCGACACCTTGCGTGCCTTGAACGACGCCGGGATCCAGGCCGTTGGTGCCGGATCAACCGCCGGCGAGGCGGAACGCGCGGTCATGGTGGCCGGGGGCACAGGCAAGCGCATCGTTGTTGCCGCGTGTGGCATGGAGTCCAGCGGCATCCCCCGCTCATGGGCGGCCAGCCATAGCTGGCCGGGTGTGGCGTTGGTGACCGACCTGTCTGACCGCAGCGCCACGGCGGTCGCTGCGCGCGTGCTGGCGGAGAAACGGCCTGGCGACGTCACGATCGTCTCCGTTCATTGGGGCTCCAACTGGGGTTATGACGTCAGCGCGGCTCAGGTCGGGTTTGCACACCGGTTGATCGACGCCGGCGTCGACATCGTGCACGGGCATTCGTCGCACCATCCGCGACCGATCGAGCTCTACCGCGACAAGTTGATCTTGTACGGGTGCGGGGACGCGCTCGACGACTACGAAGGGATCACCGGATACGAGGAGTTCCGGCCGAACCTGCGACTGATGTACTTCGCCTCGGTCGACAACGGCCGCGTCGGATTGCAGATGGTGCCGATGCGGATGCGCAGACTCCGGCTCGAGCGTGTTCCGCACGACTATGCCGAGTGGCTACGGCGCACGCTGGATCAGATCAGTCGCCCGTTCAAGACAAAAGTTGGTGAAGCGACCGACGGTGTCCTCTCGGCCTGTCCGGCATAA
- a CDS encoding ABC transporter ATP-binding protein, whose protein sequence is MASVSFEQATRHYPATTRPAVDRLNLDVADGEFVVLVGPSGCGKTTSLRMVAGLEALDSGRIRIGARDVTDVEPKDRDVAMVFQNYALYPHMTVAQNMGFALRVARTPKTEIRDRVLDAARLLDLEPYLDRKPKDLSGGQRQRVAMGRAIVRRPQVFLMDEPLSNLDAKLRVQTRSQIAGLQRRLGTTTIYVTHDQVEAMTMGDRVAVLRDGVLQQCAAPRELYRNPANVFVAEFIGSPTMNLFTLPIVEHSVSLGDWRIPVPRQVSAAGNEVVVGIRPEHFEVGSVGVAMEVDVVEELGADVYLYGRIVGPDRSAGQPVTARADGRDPPQRGSRLRLHPQDGHVHFFGIDGRRIA, encoded by the coding sequence GTGGCTTCGGTGAGCTTCGAACAAGCGACACGGCACTATCCTGCGACCACTCGGCCCGCGGTGGATCGACTGAACCTCGACGTCGCTGACGGCGAATTCGTCGTGCTGGTCGGACCGTCCGGATGCGGCAAAACCACGTCACTGCGAATGGTCGCCGGCTTGGAAGCCCTGGATTCGGGGCGGATCCGGATCGGGGCGCGTGACGTCACCGACGTCGAACCCAAAGACCGCGATGTGGCGATGGTCTTCCAGAACTATGCGCTGTACCCGCACATGACCGTGGCGCAAAACATGGGCTTCGCGTTGAGGGTCGCCCGAACGCCGAAAACCGAGATCCGCGACCGTGTGCTAGATGCGGCGCGATTGCTGGACTTAGAGCCCTATCTGGACCGCAAACCGAAAGATCTGTCCGGTGGCCAGCGGCAGCGGGTGGCGATGGGACGAGCGATCGTACGCCGCCCCCAGGTATTCCTGATGGACGAGCCGCTGTCCAACCTCGACGCCAAGCTGCGGGTGCAGACCCGCAGTCAGATCGCGGGGCTGCAACGGAGGTTGGGAACCACCACCATCTACGTCACCCATGACCAGGTGGAGGCGATGACCATGGGCGACCGCGTTGCCGTCTTGCGCGACGGCGTGTTGCAGCAGTGCGCGGCGCCCCGAGAGCTCTACCGCAATCCGGCCAACGTGTTCGTCGCGGAGTTCATCGGATCTCCGACGATGAATCTCTTTACCCTGCCGATCGTCGAGCACTCAGTATCGTTGGGCGACTGGCGGATTCCCGTTCCGCGGCAGGTCAGTGCCGCTGGTAACGAGGTTGTTGTCGGCATCCGGCCGGAGCACTTCGAGGTGGGCAGCGTCGGCGTGGCGATGGAGGTCGACGTTGTCGAGGAGCTCGGCGCTGACGTCTACCTCTATGGCCGCATCGTCGGGCCCGACCGCAGCGCGGGGCAGCCGGTGACCGCTCGCGCCGACGGGCGCGACCCGCCCCAGCGGGGGAGCCGACTGCGCCTGCATCCCCAGGACGGTCACGTGCATTTTTTCGGCATCGACGGCCGACGGATCGCGTGA
- a CDS encoding histone deacetylase: protein MTTVYATHPRYTEHDLPGHPECADRIRAVWQGLRESGLDARMRPLEVQALDTDAVLAVHTADYLDMLRRINDTPRTIHLDPDTYAGPDALTIARLSAGGVIAATDAVLGGAADNGLAAIRPPGHHAMPDRAMGFCLLGNVAIAARHAQNRYGIQRVLVVDYDVHHGNGTEAMFYDDPSVLYISTHQYPFYPGTGAANDVGTGRGQGYTINIPLPAGSGDSNYAMVFDQIVWPAAERFAPELILVSVGFDAYWADPLAAMRLTLNGYSRLAEEVIGMARRWCAGKIVFALEGGYDLDALRYGVANVARLLLDEPPVDPPGTRPSPRPEPDIDALVARLKQLHTL from the coding sequence ATGACAACGGTTTACGCGACCCATCCCCGGTACACCGAACATGATTTGCCGGGTCATCCCGAATGCGCGGACCGAATCCGAGCGGTCTGGCAAGGGTTGCGCGAAAGCGGGCTGGACGCGCGGATGCGCCCACTTGAGGTCCAGGCTCTCGACACCGACGCGGTTCTCGCCGTGCATACGGCCGACTACCTCGACATGCTGCGGCGGATTAACGACACGCCACGGACGATCCATCTGGACCCCGATACCTACGCGGGACCGGACGCCCTGACGATCGCGCGGCTGTCGGCCGGTGGCGTAATCGCCGCGACCGACGCGGTACTCGGCGGCGCGGCTGACAATGGGCTGGCTGCGATCCGCCCGCCGGGACATCATGCGATGCCCGACCGCGCCATGGGCTTCTGTCTGCTGGGCAACGTCGCAATCGCCGCGCGCCACGCCCAAAACCGATACGGCATCCAACGGGTCTTGGTGGTCGATTACGACGTGCACCACGGCAATGGCACCGAAGCAATGTTCTACGACGATCCCTCGGTGCTGTACATCTCGACACACCAGTACCCGTTCTACCCCGGCACAGGCGCTGCCAACGACGTCGGCACCGGCCGGGGCCAGGGTTACACGATCAACATCCCGTTGCCCGCCGGAAGCGGCGACTCGAACTACGCGATGGTGTTCGACCAGATCGTCTGGCCCGCCGCCGAGCGTTTCGCCCCCGAGTTGATCCTGGTGTCGGTGGGATTCGACGCGTACTGGGCAGATCCGCTGGCGGCGATGCGCCTGACGTTGAACGGCTATTCCCGTCTTGCCGAAGAGGTCATCGGCATGGCGCGACGCTGGTGTGCGGGCAAGATTGTCTTCGCCCTCGAGGGCGGCTACGACTTGGATGCGCTCCGTTATGGCGTCGCGAACGTGGCTCGCCTGCTGCTCGACGAGCCGCCGGTCGATCCGCCGGGCACACGGCCGAGCCCGCGACCCGAGCCCGATATCGACGCCCTCGTTGCACGGCTCAAGCAACTCCACACGCTGTAG
- a CDS encoding carbohydrate ABC transporter permease: MIKHGVLRGVALYVALTAIAWCALFPILWALSGSLKSEGEVSMPTLLPSHPRWSNYAEVFTLIPLGRMFFNTVLYAGCVTAGQVFFCSLAGYAFARLRFRGRDALFVLYLGTLMVPLTVTVIPQFILMRLFGWTDTPWAMIVPGLFGTAFGTYLMRQFFRTLPVELEEAAILDGCTPWQIYWRILLPHTRPALMVLAVLTWVNVWNDFLWPLVMIQRNSIATLTLGLVRMQGEYVARWPVLMAASMLILLPLVVVYAVAQRSFIRGIAVSGLGG, translated from the coding sequence ATGATCAAGCATGGTGTGCTGCGCGGCGTTGCGCTCTACGTCGCTCTGACCGCTATTGCGTGGTGTGCGCTGTTCCCGATCCTGTGGGCGTTGTCTGGGTCGCTGAAGAGCGAGGGCGAAGTCAGCATGCCGACGCTGTTGCCGTCACACCCGCGGTGGTCCAATTACGCCGAGGTGTTCACCTTGATCCCACTTGGACGCATGTTCTTCAACACGGTGCTGTATGCCGGATGCGTCACCGCCGGCCAGGTGTTCTTCTGCTCGCTCGCCGGCTACGCATTTGCGCGGTTGAGATTCCGGGGTCGCGATGCGCTGTTCGTTTTGTATCTGGGCACGTTGATGGTGCCGCTGACGGTGACGGTGATTCCGCAGTTCATTCTGATGCGACTCTTCGGGTGGACCGATACACCCTGGGCGATGATCGTCCCCGGGTTGTTCGGCACCGCATTCGGCACCTATCTGATGCGGCAGTTCTTCCGCACCCTGCCAGTCGAACTCGAGGAAGCCGCGATTCTCGATGGATGTACGCCGTGGCAGATCTACTGGCGAATCCTGTTGCCGCACACCAGGCCCGCGCTCATGGTGCTCGCCGTACTCACCTGGGTCAACGTGTGGAACGACTTCCTGTGGCCGCTGGTGATGATCCAGCGCAACAGCATCGCCACGCTTACGCTCGGCTTGGTGCGCATGCAAGGCGAATACGTGGCTCGATGGCCGGTGCTGATGGCCGCGTCGATGCTCATCCTGTTGCCGCTGGTGGTCGTCTACGCCGTCGCGCAACGATCGTTCATCCGAGGTATCGCCGTCAGCGGACTCGGCGGGTGA